A genomic segment from Oscillospiraceae bacterium encodes:
- the carA gene encoding glutamine-hydrolyzing carbamoyl-phosphate synthase small subunit, which yields MKKKYLVLANGKIFEGVSFGYDGEACGEIVFNTAAVGYTEALTDPSYYGQILIQTFPLIGNSGMNTEDFESESPRLFGYVVREYCDEPSNFRSEMTVDEFLKKNKIPGISGIDTRELTEIIRDSGVMNACITDEVTNQTMQTLNDFSIVKALESTAAKKTVYPAEGEEKFNVVMIDYGALKSTIKQFTSKGCKITALPYTASADEVLALNPDGIILSQGAGDPAENAACIETVKALAGKKPIFGIGLGHQIFALAMGAKTEKMLFGHHGASQPVKCIECGKVLITSQNHGYTVVNDTLPKDAVVTHFNVNDATVEGVKYPALGAFTLQFNMDASDKFCKMMEEKACH from the coding sequence ATGAAGAAAAAATATCTGGTTTTGGCAAACGGCAAAATTTTTGAGGGCGTAAGCTTCGGATATGACGGCGAGGCTTGCGGCGAGATAGTATTTAACACCGCCGCAGTGGGCTACACCGAGGCGCTCACCGACCCCTCTTATTACGGACAGATTCTCATTCAGACCTTCCCCCTTATCGGCAACTCGGGCATGAATACCGAGGATTTTGAAAGTGAATCACCCCGACTTTTCGGTTACGTAGTGCGCGAGTACTGCGATGAGCCATCCAACTTCCGCAGTGAAATGACGGTGGATGAATTCCTCAAAAAGAACAAAATCCCCGGAATAAGCGGTATAGATACCCGCGAGCTTACCGAAATCATACGTGACAGCGGTGTTATGAACGCCTGCATCACAGATGAAGTGACAAACCAAACCATGCAGACGCTCAACGATTTTTCCATTGTCAAGGCTCTTGAAAGCACCGCCGCAAAAAAGACGGTGTACCCTGCTGAGGGCGAGGAAAAATTCAACGTTGTAATGATAGATTACGGCGCGCTTAAAAGCACAATAAAGCAGTTCACCTCCAAGGGCTGCAAAATAACGGCTCTGCCCTACACCGCGTCGGCAGACGAGGTGCTGGCGCTTAATCCCGACGGTATAATTCTCTCCCAGGGTGCAGGCGACCCTGCCGAAAACGCCGCTTGTATAGAAACCGTCAAGGCACTGGCAGGCAAAAAGCCCATTTTCGGTATCGGTCTGGGTCACCAGATTTTCGCCCTTGCCATGGGCGCAAAAACCGAAAAAATGCTTTTCGGCCATCACGGCGCAAGTCAGCCCGTAAAATGTATTGAGTGCGGCAAGGTGCTCATAACCTCCCAGAATCACGGCTACACTGTGGTAAACGACACGCTTCCCAAGGACGCTGTCGTCACCCACTTCAACGTAAACGATGCCACTGTCGAGGGTGTGAAATATCCCGCTCTTGGCGCGTTCACACTGCAATTCAACATGGACGCATCGGATAAATTCTGCAAAATGATGGAGGAAAAAGCATGCCACTGA
- the argC gene encoding N-acetyl-gamma-glutamyl-phosphate reductase: MMYKVFIDGKEGTTGLKIFERFSLRNDIEILEISEEKRKDPQERAKFINASDITFLCLPDAASVESVSLCTNPATRIIDASTAHRTNPDWAYGFAELGKAFRDKIANGKRIAVPGCHASGFNSLVYPLVESGMMPKDYPVTCFSLTGYSGGGKKMIAQYEDENRSGEFDSPRQYGVSQTHKHIPEMKYIPSLDNAPIFLPTVCDFYSGMQVSIPLFTSMLKGKPTLQNIYEMFAQKYDGQKMVKVRPIVSEGLIPSNNMTGRDDMEIIITGNDDRVVVISQFDNLGKGASGAAMQCMNIMLGLDEGFTLTVGE; this comes from the coding sequence ATTATGTACAAGGTATTCATCGACGGCAAGGAAGGAACCACGGGGCTTAAAATTTTCGAACGGTTCTCCCTGCGTAACGACATTGAAATATTGGAAATAAGCGAGGAAAAGAGAAAGGACCCTCAGGAAAGAGCAAAATTCATAAACGCTTCCGACATTACTTTTCTCTGTCTGCCCGACGCGGCGTCCGTTGAGTCGGTGTCGCTGTGCACCAATCCCGCCACCAGAATAATCGATGCCTCCACCGCACACCGCACCAATCCCGACTGGGCATACGGCTTTGCGGAGCTGGGCAAAGCTTTCAGAGACAAGATAGCAAACGGCAAGCGCATTGCGGTGCCGGGCTGTCACGCAAGCGGCTTCAATTCGCTGGTATATCCCCTGGTCGAAAGCGGTATGATGCCCAAGGATTATCCGGTCACCTGTTTTTCTCTTACGGGATACAGCGGCGGCGGAAAAAAGATGATAGCTCAGTACGAGGATGAAAACCGCTCGGGTGAGTTTGACAGTCCCCGTCAGTACGGTGTAAGCCAGACCCACAAGCACATTCCCGAAATGAAATACATACCCTCTCTTGACAATGCACCCATATTTCTGCCCACCGTATGCGATTTTTACAGCGGTATGCAGGTAAGCATTCCTCTGTTCACCTCAATGCTCAAGGGAAAGCCCACTCTGCAGAACATTTACGAAATGTTCGCACAAAAATACGACGGTCAGAAAATGGTCAAGGTCCGACCCATCGTCAGTGAAGGACTTATTCCCTCCAACAACATGACAGGCAGAGATGATATGGAAATCATCATCACGGGCAATGACGACAGAGTGGTAGTGATAAGCCAGTTTGATAACTTAGGCAAGGGCGCTTCGGGCGCGGCAATGCAGTGCATGAATATAATGCTGGGGCTGGACGAAGGCTTCACGCTGACAGTGGGAGAATAA
- a CDS encoding aspartate aminotransferase family protein → MNTTKNLDKEYIAASYGRFDVLFEKGEGSLLFDENGKRYIDLGSGIAVNTFGLCDKVWQSAVSEQASKLQHVSNLYYTSPMAQLAQMLCEKTGMKKVFFSNSGAEANECAIKCARKYSFDKYGEGRNVIITLKQSFHGRTITTLSATGQDTFHTTFGPFTDGFRYAEPNDIEDMKALVDDKVCGIMIELIQGEGGVNVLKPDYVKQLEALCREKDIMLIIDEVQTGNGRTGALYCYMNYGISPDIVSTAKGLAGGLPMGATMMGEKTKDTITAGSHGSTFGGNPVCAAGACSIISRIDDKLMADVKRKSEYIINALSGAKGVKSITGLGFMLGVETEKPAKDVVVKCIERGVVPLTAKNKVRLLPALNIPDELLTEAITVLKQVIEE, encoded by the coding sequence ATGAACACTACAAAAAATCTGGACAAAGAATATATCGCCGCCTCCTACGGACGGTTTGACGTGCTTTTTGAAAAGGGCGAGGGCTCATTGCTGTTTGACGAAAACGGCAAGCGGTACATCGACCTTGGAAGCGGTATTGCCGTTAATACCTTCGGTCTGTGCGACAAGGTGTGGCAATCCGCGGTAAGCGAACAAGCCTCAAAGCTTCAGCACGTATCTAACCTTTACTATACCTCTCCCATGGCTCAGCTTGCACAAATGCTGTGTGAAAAGACAGGTATGAAAAAGGTATTTTTCTCCAATTCCGGCGCAGAGGCAAACGAGTGCGCCATTAAATGTGCAAGAAAGTATTCCTTCGACAAATACGGCGAGGGAAGAAATGTTATTATTACCTTAAAACAAAGCTTCCACGGAAGAACTATAACCACTCTCTCCGCCACCGGTCAGGACACCTTCCACACTACGTTTGGTCCTTTCACCGATGGCTTCCGTTATGCCGAGCCGAATGACATAGAGGACATGAAAGCTCTTGTCGACGACAAGGTGTGCGGAATCATGATAGAGCTTATCCAGGGCGAAGGCGGAGTGAATGTGTTAAAGCCCGACTACGTCAAACAGCTTGAAGCGCTGTGCCGTGAAAAGGACATTATGCTGATAATCGACGAGGTACAGACGGGCAACGGTCGTACAGGTGCGCTGTACTGCTACATGAACTACGGCATCTCCCCCGACATTGTTTCCACCGCAAAGGGACTTGCGGGCGGGCTCCCCATGGGCGCAACCATGATGGGCGAAAAAACAAAGGACACCATTACCGCAGGCTCTCACGGCTCCACATTCGGCGGAAACCCCGTTTGTGCGGCAGGTGCGTGCAGTATCATCAGCCGTATTGACGATAAGCTGATGGCGGACGTCAAGCGCAAGAGTGAATATATCATAAACGCACTCTCGGGCGCAAAGGGTGTAAAGAGCATCACGGGTCTGGGCTTTATGCTGGGTGTTGAAACCGAAAAGCCCGCAAAGGACGTTGTTGTAAAATGCATTGAAAGAGGCGTTGTTCCGCTGACCGCCAAAAACAAGGTCAGACTTCTGCCTGCACTCAACATTCCCGACGAGCTTCTCACCGAAGCAATTACCGTTTTAAAACAAGTAATCGAAGAATAA
- a CDS encoding cysteine desulfurase, translated as MEIYFDNSATTPLCEAAKQDIINNLDVYGNPSSLHARGFEAEQLVTSARKKIAATLKCTKEEIIFTSCGTEANNLAIIGGAMAKIRRGNRIITTNSEHPSVSEPMKKLSEQGFEVIYLSTVGGKIYTDELREALNDKTVLVSIMHTNNETGAVYGVNNLYPIIRKLAPEALIHCDFVQGYLKSREIPDADLISVSAHKVHAPKGVGALYKKKGVRILPQLMGGGQENGLRSGTENLISLSAFGAAAEHFNKTLSADTEKMADLRKYIIEKLSEIEGVSFNLPENPAPNIISAAFEGVRSEVMLHHLSEFGIYVSSGSACSSKKGKSGVLTAFGADKNADFTLRISLSTYNTRDQADEFVSAVKNGMKRLQKVR; from the coding sequence ATGGAAATATATTTTGATAACAGCGCCACCACACCGCTGTGCGAGGCGGCAAAGCAGGACATAATAAATAATCTTGATGTTTACGGCAACCCCTCATCACTTCACGCGCGGGGCTTTGAAGCGGAACAGCTTGTCACTTCGGCACGCAAAAAGATTGCCGCCACACTTAAATGTACCAAGGAGGAGATAATTTTCACCTCCTGCGGTACCGAAGCCAATAATCTTGCAATTATCGGCGGGGCGATGGCGAAAATACGCCGCGGCAACCGCATTATAACCACAAATTCCGAGCATCCCTCGGTGTCCGAGCCCATGAAAAAGCTGAGCGAACAGGGCTTTGAGGTGATTTATCTTTCCACTGTCGGCGGAAAAATATACACCGATGAGCTTCGTGAAGCTCTCAACGACAAAACCGTTCTGGTGTCAATCATGCATACAAATAACGAAACGGGTGCGGTTTACGGAGTAAATAACCTTTATCCCATCATCAGAAAGCTGGCTCCCGAGGCACTTATTCACTGTGATTTTGTGCAGGGCTATCTGAAAAGCCGTGAAATACCCGACGCCGACCTTATCTCGGTTTCGGCTCATAAGGTGCATGCCCCCAAGGGTGTGGGTGCGCTTTATAAGAAAAAGGGTGTTCGCATACTGCCTCAGCTGATGGGCGGCGGTCAGGAAAACGGCTTGAGAAGCGGAACAGAAAATCTTATTTCCCTGTCGGCATTCGGTGCGGCGGCGGAGCATTTTAATAAAACGCTGTCCGCGGATACAGAGAAAATGGCGGATTTACGTAAATATATCATTGAAAAGCTGTCGGAGATTGAGGGTGTAAGCTTTAATTTGCCCGAAAATCCCGCGCCCAATATAATCAGTGCGGCATTTGAGGGGGTAAGAAGCGAGGTCATGCTTCACCACCTGTCGGAGTTCGGAATTTACGTCTCCAGCGGGTCGGCATGCTCCTCCAAAAAGGGAAAAAGCGGAGTTCTCACCGCCTTCGGTGCGGATAAAAATGCCGATTTTACATTGCGCATCAGCCTTTCGACCTACAACACGCGCGACCAGGCGGATGAATTTGTATCGGCTGTGAAAAACGGCATGAAAAGGCTTCAGAAGGTACGCTGA
- the argF gene encoding ornithine carbamoyltransferase, translating to MNHLLKLSDLTSEEIFEILDLADKLKAERKAGIEHPILKGKTLGMIFQKSSTRTRVSFEAGMYQLGGSALFLSSNDLQIGRGEPIKDTARVLSRYLDGIMIRTYKQSDVEELAEYGSIPIINGLTDYAHPCQVLADLMTIREYKKELKGLKMCFIGDGNNMANSLIVGGIKAGMEVAIACPAEYKPDADIMKWASENGKFICTECIKTASENADVLYTDVWASMGQEGEAEKRKKDFAGYQINDTVMSYAKADAMVLHCLPAHRGEEITAEVLEAHPEIFDEAENRLHAQKAVLVKLMK from the coding sequence ATGAACCATCTTTTAAAGCTTTCGGACCTTACGTCCGAAGAGATATTTGAAATTCTCGACCTTGCCGATAAATTAAAGGCAGAACGCAAGGCAGGAATTGAGCACCCCATTCTCAAGGGCAAAACCTTAGGCATGATATTCCAGAAATCCTCCACCCGTACCCGTGTTTCCTTTGAAGCGGGTATGTATCAGCTGGGCGGTTCGGCGCTGTTCTTAAGCTCCAACGACCTGCAGATTGGCAGAGGCGAGCCTATAAAGGACACCGCCCGTGTGCTTTCACGTTATCTGGACGGAATTATGATACGAACCTACAAGCAGAGCGACGTTGAGGAGCTTGCCGAGTACGGTTCTATCCCGATTATAAACGGTCTGACCGACTACGCTCATCCCTGTCAGGTGCTTGCCGACCTTATGACCATACGTGAGTACAAAAAAGAGCTTAAGGGTCTTAAAATGTGCTTTATCGGCGACGGCAACAACATGGCAAATTCCCTTATCGTGGGCGGTATAAAAGCAGGTATGGAAGTCGCCATCGCTTGCCCCGCAGAGTACAAGCCCGATGCCGACATTATGAAATGGGCGAGCGAAAACGGCAAATTCATCTGCACCGAGTGCATAAAGACCGCGAGCGAAAACGCCGACGTGCTGTACACTGATGTATGGGCATCCATGGGTCAGGAGGGCGAGGCTGAAAAGCGTAAAAAGGACTTTGCAGGCTATCAGATTAACGACACCGTTATGAGCTATGCCAAGGCGGACGCAATGGTGCTTCACTGTCTGCCCGCGCACAGAGGCGAGGAAATCACCGCCGAGGTGCTGGAGGCTCATCCCGAGATATTTGACGAAGCGGAAAACAGACTGCATGCGCAGAAAGCCGTGCTGGTTAAGCTGATGAAATAA
- the argJ gene encoding bifunctional glutamate N-acetyltransferase/amino-acid acetyltransferase ArgJ has translation MVKVIQGGVCAAKGFKAGGIHCGIRKNKTKKDIALIVSEVKANAASVYTKNLVKGAPIYVTKENIADGKAQAVICNSGNANTCNANGIEIAKAMCELVEKHTGIKASDVIVASTGVIGQPLDIVPIAEGMDALCASLGDNSRDAAEGIMTTDTLLKEIAVEFEIDGKVCRMGGIAKGSGMIHPNLATMLVFITTDAAIAPDMLQKALSEDITDSFNMVSIDGDTSTNDMVSIMANGMAGNNEITAEGASFNAFRQALSEVTQYLCKMIAKDGEGATKMLECKVSGAKDKATARTVAKSVVCSSLLKAAMFGADANWGRVLCAVGYSGADIDIHKVDVDFVSSAGKVEVCRNGAGIEFSEEVAKKVLSENEIYINISLNSGDAFAVARGCDLTYDYVKINGDYRT, from the coding sequence ATGGTAAAAGTAATTCAAGGCGGTGTCTGTGCCGCAAAAGGATTTAAAGCAGGCGGTATCCATTGCGGTATCCGTAAGAATAAGACTAAAAAGGACATTGCTCTTATTGTGAGCGAGGTCAAGGCAAATGCGGCAAGCGTTTATACAAAAAATCTTGTAAAGGGCGCGCCGATATATGTGACAAAAGAAAACATTGCCGACGGCAAGGCGCAGGCGGTCATATGCAACAGCGGCAACGCCAACACCTGCAATGCCAACGGCATTGAAATAGCAAAGGCTATGTGCGAGCTGGTTGAAAAGCACACGGGAATAAAGGCAAGTGACGTTATTGTCGCTTCCACCGGTGTTATCGGTCAGCCTCTTGATATAGTTCCCATCGCCGAGGGTATGGACGCGCTTTGTGCTTCACTGGGTGATAACAGCCGTGACGCAGCTGAGGGTATTATGACTACCGACACACTGCTTAAGGAAATTGCAGTGGAGTTTGAAATTGACGGCAAGGTATGCCGTATGGGCGGTATAGCAAAGGGAAGCGGTATGATTCATCCCAATCTTGCCACCATGCTGGTGTTCATCACCACCGACGCGGCGATAGCTCCCGATATGCTTCAGAAAGCGTTGTCCGAGGACATTACCGACAGCTTCAACATGGTATCCATCGACGGCGACACCTCCACCAATGACATGGTTTCCATCATGGCAAACGGCATGGCGGGCAACAATGAAATAACAGCCGAGGGCGCAAGCTTTAATGCATTCAGGCAAGCTTTGAGCGAGGTCACCCAGTATCTTTGCAAAATGATTGCAAAGGACGGCGAGGGTGCAACAAAAATGCTGGAATGCAAGGTCAGCGGTGCAAAGGATAAAGCCACCGCAAGAACGGTTGCGAAATCGGTTGTATGCTCCAGCCTTCTCAAGGCGGCGATGTTCGGTGCGGACGCCAACTGGGGACGTGTGCTGTGCGCGGTAGGTTACAGCGGTGCGGACATCGATATTCACAAGGTGGACGTAGACTTTGTTTCATCGGCAGGCAAGGTTGAGGTTTGCAGAAACGGAGCAGGCATCGAGTTTTCGGAAGAGGTTGCCAAAAAGGTTCTGAGCGAAAACGAAATTTACATAAACATCTCTCTCAACAGCGGTGACGCATTTGCCGTTGCGCGCGGTTGCGACCTGACGTATGATTACGTTAAGATAAACGGAGATTATCGTACCTGA
- the argB gene encoding acetylglutamate kinase, with product MELTNAQRAQVLIHALPYIQSYTDKVVVVKYGGNAMINEELKNAVMGDLVLLSLIGVKVVLVHGGGPEITEMMEKVGKKSEFKNGLRVTDAETAQIVQMVLAGKINKSLVTLMGNIGGKAIGLCGMDGQMIEAEMLNPELGYVGEIKNINPEPINDLLQKGYIPIISTVGFDKEGNIYNINADTAAARIAAALDAESLISMTDISGIMRDKDDPSTLISQIKAEEVPALIESGVISGGMIPKAQCCVSAIEGGVKKVFIIDGRIPHAILIETLTNEGIGTMFI from the coding sequence ATGGAATTAACCAATGCACAAAGAGCCCAGGTGCTCATACACGCACTGCCCTACATACAGTCCTACACCGATAAGGTAGTGGTGGTAAAATACGGCGGAAACGCTATGATAAACGAGGAACTCAAGAATGCCGTTATGGGCGATCTGGTACTGCTGTCACTGATAGGTGTCAAGGTTGTACTGGTACACGGCGGCGGACCCGAAATCACCGAAATGATGGAAAAGGTGGGCAAAAAGAGCGAGTTTAAGAACGGACTGCGCGTTACCGATGCCGAAACCGCTCAGATTGTGCAGATGGTTCTGGCGGGTAAAATCAACAAGAGTCTTGTAACGCTGATGGGCAATATCGGCGGAAAGGCAATCGGTCTGTGCGGTATGGACGGACAGATGATCGAAGCCGAAATGCTCAATCCCGAGCTGGGCTATGTGGGCGAAATAAAGAACATCAACCCCGAGCCCATAAATGACCTTTTGCAAAAGGGTTACATTCCGATAATCTCCACCGTGGGCTTTGACAAAGAGGGCAATATCTACAACATAAACGCCGACACTGCGGCGGCGCGTATAGCGGCGGCGCTGGACGCGGAAAGCCTTATCTCCATGACCGACATAAGCGGTATAATGCGCGACAAGGACGACCCCTCCACTCTCATTTCACAGATTAAAGCGGAAGAAGTACCCGCTCTTATCGAAAGCGGAGTTATCTCGGGCGGTATGATACCCAAGGCACAGTGCTGTGTCAGTGCCATAGAGGGCGGTGTAAAAAAGGTATTTATTATCGACGGACGCATTCCCCACGCAATACTTATCGAAACCCTTACAAACGAGGGTATCGGAACAATGTTTATATAA